One genomic segment of Bradyrhizobium prioriisuperbiae includes these proteins:
- a CDS encoding ABC transporter permease: MTDLAKTFAENIPGDRLESPGRAVLRRLRRSPSAIVGMVVIVSFIAMAILAPLIVPYDPIATSWSTVRKAPSALHWFGTDDLGRDVLSRVITGARASLLAGLISVAIALGIGVPLGLLAGYRGGFIDALISRITDAMLACPFLILAIALAAFLGPSLGNVMIAIGVTTTPIFIRLTRGQVLNVKVEEYVEAARALGNPPLRIACVHILPNILPALLVQATLSIAAAIIAEAALSFLGLGQQPPSPSWGSMLNASQRFLSSAPWMALWPGLAIFIVVLSFNLFGDGLRDALDPNER; the protein is encoded by the coding sequence ATGACCGATCTCGCCAAGACCTTCGCCGAAAATATCCCCGGCGACCGGCTGGAAAGTCCGGGGCGGGCGGTGCTCCGACGGCTCAGGAGAAGCCCGAGCGCGATCGTCGGCATGGTCGTCATCGTGTCGTTCATCGCGATGGCGATCCTGGCGCCGCTGATCGTGCCCTATGATCCGATTGCCACCAGTTGGTCGACGGTGCGCAAGGCGCCGTCAGCGTTGCACTGGTTCGGCACCGACGATCTCGGCCGCGATGTGCTCAGCCGGGTCATTACCGGCGCGCGGGCGTCGCTTCTGGCCGGCCTGATCTCGGTCGCCATCGCGCTCGGCATCGGCGTGCCGCTGGGGTTGCTAGCCGGCTATCGCGGCGGCTTCATCGATGCACTGATCAGCCGGATCACCGATGCGATGCTGGCGTGTCCGTTCCTGATCCTCGCCATTGCGCTGGCGGCCTTCCTGGGGCCGAGCCTGGGTAATGTCATGATCGCCATCGGCGTCACCACCACGCCGATTTTCATCCGGCTGACCCGCGGACAGGTGTTGAACGTCAAGGTCGAGGAGTATGTCGAAGCGGCGCGCGCGCTCGGCAATCCGCCGCTGCGCATCGCCTGTGTCCACATCCTGCCGAACATCCTGCCGGCGCTGCTGGTGCAGGCGACATTGTCCATTGCCGCCGCCATCATTGCCGAGGCGGCCTTGTCGTTTCTTGGCCTCGGCCAGCAGCCACCGTCGCCGTCCTGGGGCAGCATGCTGAATGCGTCGCAACGCTTCCTGAGCAGCGCGCCCTGGATGGCGCTGTGGCCGGGGCTGGCAATCTTCATTGTGGTGCTGTCGTTCAATCTGTTCGGCGACGGCTTGCGCGACGCGCTGGATCCCAACGAGAGATAG
- the ihpA gene encoding divalent metal ion exporter subunit IhpA — translation MLSKCAAARLMGAWLLLVSPWLITPSDAQTLNLQTALQRALAANPRLTSAERDVGIATGQRIQAGALINPELSYEQDNSLGSGPYRGTRSAETTLQISQLFELFGKREARVAAGAAGVDAAVWQRRATRLEVLSETAIAFLTALGTQRRIQILDEQTAAIDRLTPLLQRRVDAGASSPAETGRAQVASDLFKADRERVKAQLSSIRRDLAVLMGETTFRYSVVSGRLDIVGRPPAFSSVLAAIDANPQLIRWTSVFAQRNAELLLARLKPYPDVRLSAGWRHFNDTGDDAVRLGVSIPIPLFDQNQGNILSAQENLAKAGAERATNKAILIVLAGRAYDSLQGSLRELSILRESAIPKARQAARAIEDGYGQGRFTLLEVLDAQATLAQAQLREQEALQNFHVAVAAIEGLVGNPLLLARGGAQ, via the coding sequence ATGTTGTCCAAATGTGCTGCGGCACGCCTCATGGGCGCGTGGCTGTTGCTGGTCAGTCCCTGGCTGATCACGCCATCCGACGCGCAAACGCTCAATCTGCAGACAGCGCTGCAGCGTGCGCTGGCTGCCAATCCACGGCTGACGTCGGCCGAGCGCGATGTCGGCATCGCCACCGGCCAGCGCATCCAGGCGGGCGCTCTGATCAATCCTGAACTGTCCTATGAACAGGACAATTCCCTCGGCTCCGGTCCCTATCGCGGCACGCGATCTGCCGAGACCACGCTGCAGATCAGCCAGTTGTTCGAATTGTTCGGCAAACGCGAGGCCCGCGTCGCCGCCGGCGCGGCGGGTGTCGATGCCGCGGTGTGGCAGCGCCGGGCGACACGCCTGGAAGTGTTGTCCGAGACCGCGATTGCCTTCCTCACCGCGCTGGGAACGCAGCGCCGCATCCAGATCCTGGACGAGCAGACCGCCGCGATCGATCGACTGACACCGTTGCTGCAGCGGCGCGTCGATGCCGGCGCCTCGTCCCCGGCGGAAACGGGGCGGGCGCAGGTTGCTTCCGACCTGTTCAAGGCCGATCGCGAGCGGGTCAAGGCCCAGCTTTCGAGCATCCGCCGCGATCTCGCGGTGCTGATGGGCGAGACGACGTTCAGATATTCCGTGGTGAGCGGACGGCTGGACATCGTTGGCCGGCCGCCCGCGTTCTCATCCGTGCTTGCCGCGATTGACGCCAACCCGCAGTTGATCCGCTGGACCAGCGTGTTCGCCCAGCGCAATGCTGAACTGCTGCTGGCGCGGCTGAAACCCTATCCGGATGTGCGGCTGAGCGCGGGCTGGCGGCACTTCAATGACACTGGCGACGATGCGGTGCGTCTCGGCGTCTCGATCCCGATCCCGCTGTTCGACCAGAACCAGGGCAACATCCTGTCCGCCCAGGAAAACCTCGCCAAGGCCGGCGCCGAGCGTGCCACCAACAAGGCGATACTGATCGTTCTTGCCGGGCGAGCCTATGACTCGCTGCAGGGATCGCTGCGCGAATTGTCGATCCTGCGAGAGTCGGCGATTCCCAAAGCGCGACAAGCCGCCCGCGCCATCGAGGATGGCTACGGCCAGGGCCGCTTCACGCTGCTCGAGGTGCTGGACGCGCAGGCGACGCTGGCGCAGGCCCAGCTTCGTGAGCAGGAGGCATTGCAGAATTTCCACGTCGCGGTCGCCGCCATCGAAGGACTGGTCGGCAATCCGTTGCTGCTTGCGCGAGGGGGCGCCCAATGA
- the ihpB gene encoding divalent metal ion exporter adaptor subunit IhpB: MKKAVGPIVACFVVIAAVAIAIAALFPVQQATAPQKQAAHGEAEKDDHGADRVEMSDDKVVAASISLEKAGAATLSDTLLINGTLRANQEALVQVTPRFPGVVRDIRKRIGDRVQKGDLLATVESNQSLTSYDLKAPINGTVIDRQISLGEYASEQKPAFTIADLSTIWVDLSVYRADIRRIHIGDKVLIDPEDGDPSAEAEVFYVSPIGSSETQSALVRAVVANHADGHFRPGLFVRAQLSLTGRPVPVAVKLGALQTLENKTVVFVREGNVFEARPVRIGDKDARFAEILSGLSAGDVYAVDNSFVIKAEIGKEDAAHDH; the protein is encoded by the coding sequence ATGAAGAAAGCTGTTGGACCCATCGTCGCGTGTTTCGTTGTGATCGCAGCCGTAGCCATTGCGATTGCGGCGCTGTTTCCGGTGCAGCAGGCGACTGCACCGCAGAAGCAGGCCGCTCACGGAGAAGCCGAGAAGGATGATCACGGAGCCGATCGCGTTGAGATGAGCGATGACAAGGTCGTCGCGGCCAGCATCAGCCTGGAAAAGGCCGGCGCTGCAACCCTGAGCGACACGCTGCTGATCAATGGAACGTTGCGCGCCAACCAGGAAGCCCTGGTGCAGGTGACGCCGCGGTTTCCCGGCGTGGTCCGCGACATCCGCAAGCGGATCGGCGACCGCGTCCAGAAGGGCGACCTGCTGGCGACCGTGGAGAGCAACCAGAGCCTGACATCGTATGACCTCAAGGCGCCAATCAACGGCACCGTGATCGATCGGCAGATTTCGCTGGGCGAATACGCCAGCGAGCAGAAGCCCGCCTTCACCATTGCCGATCTCTCCACCATTTGGGTCGATCTCTCGGTCTATCGCGCCGACATCAGGCGGATTCATATCGGCGACAAGGTGCTGATCGATCCGGAGGACGGCGATCCGTCGGCGGAAGCCGAAGTGTTTTACGTCTCGCCGATCGGATCCAGCGAGACCCAGAGCGCGCTGGTGCGCGCCGTGGTCGCCAACCATGCGGACGGCCATTTCCGCCCCGGACTGTTCGTTCGCGCGCAATTGTCCCTGACCGGCCGTCCGGTGCCGGTCGCGGTCAAGCTTGGTGCGTTGCAGACCCTGGAGAACAAGACCGTGGTGTTTGTGCGCGAGGGCAACGTGTTCGAGGCGCGGCCGGTGCGGATCGGCGACAAGGATGCCCGGTTTGCCGAGATCCTGTCCGGCCTTTCCGCGGGCGATGTCTACGCCGTCGACAACAGCTTTGTCATCAAGGCCGAGATCGGCAAGGAGGACGCCGCTCATGATCACTGA